A single genomic interval of Musa acuminata AAA Group cultivar baxijiao chromosome BXJ3-4, Cavendish_Baxijiao_AAA, whole genome shotgun sequence harbors:
- the LOC135635603 gene encoding thaumatin-like protein 1 isoform X2, whose translation MEPPLAAIPLLLTVYRLFLLFLGVEGSVFTFVNKCGETVWPGILSNAGSPQLESTGFELPVVSSRSFQAPTGWSGRFWARTGCSASAVGGGGAWSCATGDCGSGQVECNGAGAAPPATLAEFTLAPSSAGRDFYDVSLVDGYNLPMVVAASAGACAATGCVVDLNRMCPAELRAAEGEACRSACEAFGTPEYCCSGAFASPATCQPSAYSQMFKAACPKSYSYAFDDPTSTFTCAGGADYTITFCPESAPSSQKASTDSYSSSTPYATATSTPTATGGLMLEDDSWLASMATGDANTARRAVPFLHQALFIVATAMACTLLVR comes from the exons ATGGAACCTCCTTTAGCTGCCATTCCTCTGCTGCTGACTGTTTACCGACTGTTCTTGCTGTTTCTTGGAG TGGAGGGGAGTGTGTTCACGTTCGTCAACAAGTGCGGGGAAACGGTTTGGCCGGGGATCTTGTCCAACGCCGGCAGCCCGCAGCTGGAGTCCACCGGATTTGAGCTCCCCGTCGTGTCGTCTCGCTCCTTCCAGGCCCCCACCGGATGGTCCGGCCGGTTCTGGGCGCGGACCGGCTGCTCCGCTTCTgccgtcggcggcggcggcgcctgGTCCTGTGCCACCGGCGACTGCGGGTCCGGTCAGGTGGAGTGCAACGGCGCGGGCGCGGCCCCGCCCGCGACGCTCGCGGAGTTCACCCTCGCGCCATCGTCGGCGGGGCGGGACTTCTACGACGTCAGCCTGGTGGACGGCTACAACCTGCCGATGGTGGTGGCGGCGAGCGCGGGGGCGTGCGCGGCCACGGGGTGCGTCGTGGACCTGAACCGGATGTGCCCCGCGGAGCTGCGGGCCGCGGAGGGGGAGGCTTGCCGGAGCGCCTGCGAGGCGTTCGGGACGCCGGAGTACTGCTGCAGCGGGGCGTTCGCCAGTCCGGCGACGTGCCAGCCGTCGGCGTACTCGCAGATGTTCAAGGCGGCGTGCCCCAAGTCGTACAGCTACGCGTTCGACGATCCCACCAGCACCTTCACCTGCGCCGGCGGAGCTGACTACACCATCACATTCTGCCCAGAGTCAGCACCAAG CAGTCAGAAAGCATCGACAGACTCCTACAGTAGCTCGACTCCATACGCAACTGCGACATCAACGCCTACAGCAACCGGCGGGCTGATGCTGGAAGACGACTCCTGGCTTGCAAGCATGGCGACCGGCGACGCAAACACCGCGAGGAGGGCCGTCCCTTTCCTGCACCAAGCCTTATTCATTGTAGCCACCGCAATGGCCTGTACACTACTTGTGCGATAG
- the LOC135585676 gene encoding kinesin-like protein KIN-14C, with product MKLGALLKLPIGDARASCRGEDGACQGMTGSDTDADMAKRRSEVIEWLNSLFPGLDIPVDALEEELRARLLDGALLCGILKRFNPDYSGEIRTENRSENIRKFIAAVEQAGLPSFKVSDLEQGPASAVVYCLWSLKDHLTSDTGENRDLNSPARSVGEARIVRWKSLESRIDALRGDTTLNGQSSAIFGEERRHSFHDSRLQRRLRSPIMSEPSTPPTHHVGHKFHEVFQLKQGRYYDLPAAKISEMMKSNSLDNAPTQSLLSVVNGILEESIERKNGEIPQRVACLLRKVVQEIERRISTQAEHIRNQNNLIKAREEKYQSRIRVLETLANGTPDETQIVMNQLQLLKTEKHKIEERSKVGEEDMVKLTKEKEKSDKIISDLTQELETIKRTYEDQTYGDQFQQMDTKAKEYQIELEEKLKDAESVLAESQRRIQELETDSESNFQNWNQKEHVFESFVDLQMQSVQELRSSSNSIKKEVKVSQKRWFEELNSFGQQLKVLTDAVENYHAVLAENRRLYNEVQELKGNIRVYCRIRPFLPGENRKQSTIDHIGEHGELLIVNPSKPGKDGQRMFKFNKVFGSTATQEQVFLDTRPLVRSVLDGYNVCIFAYGQTGSGKTYTMTGPESATEKEWGVNYRALNDLFQISLSRRDTYLYEVGVQMVEIYNEQVRDLLGHGSSQKKLGVLTTSQPNGLAVPDASMLPVKATSDVLDLMQIGHGNRAVSATTLNERSSRSHSILTVHVRGTDLKTGTTLRGSLHLVDLAGSERVDRSEVTGDRLKEAQHINKSLSALGDVIFALSQKTAHVPYRNSKLTQVLQSSLGGHAKTLMFVQINPDTGSFSESLSTLKFAERVSGVELGAAKSQKEGKDIRDLMEQVASLKDTIARKDEEIEQLQQTKDIRSKHSNSPLKHSSSTNSVVGQERMSSVGRAMAANKVGADHENWSEHSGEVSESGSHQSADDRRQQKEHSHPKLSGEAAEQSSADPELLGFGDADSEERLSDISDGGLSMGTETDGSIGSLVEYNLFPEQAKSSETTKAPKTPTRVAAKATSSRTAQVPASRTRSRDMLKSPSLKKSTSQVAISSSRTSKVVGKAQVK from the exons ATGAAGCTCGGGGCATTGCTCAAATTGCCGATTGGCGATGCGCGCGCGAGTTGCCGAGGCGAAGACGGGGCATGCCAAGGAATGACCGGCTCGGACACGGACGCCGATATGG CTAAGAGGCGGTCAGAAGTGATCGAGTGGCTCAACAGTTTGTTCCCCGGCCTCGACATACCGGTCGACGCGTTGGAGGAGGAACTCAGAGCGCGGTTGCTCGACGGAGCTCTCTTGTGTGGCATCCTCAAGAGGTTTAATCCAGACTACTCGGGGGAG ATCAGGACGGAGAACCGTTCAGAAAACATAAGGAAATTTATTGCTGCTGTTGAACAGGCGGGACTGCCCAGTTTCAaggtttcagacttagaacag GGACCAGCGTCTGCAGTAGTGTACTGCCTTTGGTCTCTTAAGGATCACCTCACGTCCGACACTGGAGAAAACAGGGATCTGAACTCTCCGGCGAGGAGCGTAGGTGAGGCAAGAATAGTAAGGTGGAAATCTCTGGAGAGCAGGATTGACGCTCTAAGAGGGGATACCACCTTAAACGGGCAAAGTTCTGCTATCTTTGGAGAGGAGAGAAGACACAGCTTTCATGACTCGAGGTTACAACGCCGCCTGCGAAGTCCCATcatgtctg AGCCATCAACTCCCCCAACTCATCATGTTGGGCATAAATTCCATGAGGTTTTCCAGCTAAAACAAGGGCGTTATTATGATCTTCCTGCGGCTAAGATCTCGGAGATGATGAAATCAAACAGTTTAGAT AATGCCCCCACTCAGTCTCTTCTAAGCGTTGTAAACGGAATTCTCGAGGAAAGTATCGAGAGGAAAAATGGAGAAATACCTCAG CGAGTAGCATGCTTGCTGAGAAAAGTTGTGCAAGAGATCGAACGGCGTATTTCAACTCAGGCAGAGCACATACGAAAT CAAAACAATCTCATAAAAGCGCGCGAGGAGAAGTACCAGTCGAGGATTAGAGTGCTTGAAACGCTAGCCAATGGTACACCTGATGAAACACAG ATAGTTATGAACCAGCTTCAGCTGCTTAAG ACAGAGAAGCACAAGATCGAAGAGAGAAGCAAAGTTGGTGAAGAAGACATGGTTAAGCTGacgaaggagaaggaaaagagtGACAAGATAATTTCAGATCTTACCCAAGAGTTGGAAACCATAAAAAGGACGTACGAAGATCA GACGTACGGAGATCAGTTTCAGCAAATGGATACAAAGGCAAAGGAATACCAAATTGAATTGGAGGAGAAGCTAAAGGATGCCGAATCCGTTTTGGCCGAATCGCAGAGGAGAATACAGGAGCTAGAGACAGATTCAGAATCCAATTTTCAGAACTGGAACCAAAAGGAACATGTTTTCGAAAGCTTCGTAGATCTACAAATGCAGTCGGTGCAG gaattGAGGTCGTCTTCCAACTCCATCAAGAAAGAAGTGAAGGTTTCACAGAAGAGATGGTTCGAAGAATTGAACAGCTTTG GGCAACAGCTGAAGGTACTGACTGACGCAGTAGAGAACTACCATGCCGTCCTTGCAGAAAACAGGAGATTGTACAACGAGGTCCAGGAGCTAAAAG GAAATATCAGAGTTTACTGTCGGATAAGGCCATTCCTTCCTGGGGAGAATAGAAAACAGTCCACCATAGATCACATTGGTGAGCACGGTGAGCTTCTTATTGTGAATCCCTCCAAGCCCGGAAAAGATGGACAGCGAATGTTCAAGTTCAACAAGGTCTTCGGTTCAACCGCCACTCAAG AGCAAGTCTTCTTGGACACTCGGCCTTTAGTTCGATCAGTTCTTGATGGCTATAATGTATGCATTTTTGCATATGGTCAGACTGGATCAGGAAAAACCTACACCATG ACTGGACCGGAATCAGCAACCGAGAAGGAATGGGGTGTCAATTATCGAGCTCTGAACGACCTCTTTCAGATATCTCTAAGTAGGAGAGACACATATCTGTATGAAGTGGGTGTTCAGATGGTTGAAATATACAATGAGCAAGTGCGTGATCTGCTCGGACATGGCAGCTCACAGAAGAA GCTTGGAGTTCTGACTACATCCCAGCCAAATGGGCTTGCCGTCCCCGATGCGAGTATGCTTCCTGTCAAAGCTACTTCTGATGTGCTGGACCTGATGCAGATAGGACATGGAAACAGGGCTGTGAGTGCCACTACTCTCAATGAAAGAAGTAGCCGGTCGCACAG CATTCTGACGGTTCATGTTCGAGGAACGGATCTGAAAACTGGAACCACCTTGCGAGGCTCTCTTCATCTGGTAGATCTCGCTGGAAGTGAGAGAGTTGACCGTTCCGAGGTGACTGGAGATAGGCTCAAGGAAGCGCAACACATCAACAAATCTCTGTCGGCTCTCGGAGATGTCATATTTGCTCTGTCGCAAAAGACCGCTCATGTGCCGTACAGAAACAGCAAACTAACTCAAGTACTGCAAAGTTCTTTGG GTGGACACGCCAAGACTCTGATGTTTGTACAGATAAATCCCGATACAGGGTCTTTCTCCGAGAGTCTGAGTACCTTAAAGTTTGCTGAGAGGGTTTCCGGGGTGGAGCTGGGTGCTGCAAagagtcaaaaggaagggaaagaTATCAGAGATTTGATGGAACAG GTGGCATCACTCAAAGATACTATTGCAAGGAAAGATGAGGAGATTGAACAGCTCCAACAGACGAAAGACATCAGATCAAAACATAGTAACAGCCCACTGAAGCATTCATCCTCCACGAATTCAGTGGTAGGTCAAGAACGGATGTCATCTGTAGGAAGGGCAATGGCTGCTAATAAGGTGGGTGCAGATCATGAGAACTGGTCAGAGCACAGTGGCGAGGTTTCTGAATCTGGTTCTCACCAGTCCGCAGATGACAGAAGGCAGCAGAAGGAGCACAGCCATCCAAAGCTCAGTGGAGAAGCAGCAGAGCAGAGTTCTGCGGACCCTGAGCTTTTGGGCTTCGGTGACGCAGACTCCGAGGAACGATTGAGTGACATATCGGATGGTGGCCTCTCCATGGGAACCGAAACCGATGGTTCGATCGGCAGCCTCGTCGAGTATAATCTCTTCCCGGAACAAGCCAAATCATCAGAAACCACCAAAGC GCCTAAAACTCCGACGCGAGTGGCGGCGAAGGCAACGTCTTCGAGGACTGCCCAAGTGCCAGCGTCCCGAACAAGATCAAGAGACATGTTGAAGTCCCCAA GTCTAAAGAAAAGCACAAGTCAAGTGGCAATCTCTTCATCCAGGACCTCAAAGGTTGTAGGGAAAGCACAGGTCAAGTGA
- the LOC103977311 gene encoding probable 4-hydroxy-tetrahydrodipicolinate reductase 1, chloroplastic: protein MFSLIPHAAVSPLANRPPHRLFLAPRSPRRRSSVVVGALMSESPQKPADVSAPNLCFPILVNGLTGKMGKAVAETALSAGLQLVPVSFSSLEKPGRTLKVGNTEIQIHGPSERESVLSSVSHEFPNVVVVDYTVPDAVNGNAELYCKLGVPFVMGTTGGDRHMLYKTVQDANVYAVISPQMGKQVVAFIAAMEIMADQFPGAFSGYKLEVMESHQASKLDTSGTAKAVISCFQKLGVSFDMKQIKQIRDPKKQLEMVGVPEEHLSGHAFHLYHLTSPDETVSFEFQHNVCGRSIYAEGTVDAAVFLFKKVQSKAEQRIYDMIDVLREGNMR from the exons ATGTTTTCGTTGATACCGCATGCTGCCGTATCTCCGCTTGCAAACCGCCCGCCCCACCGCTTGTTCTTGGCTCCGAGGAGCCCGCGGCGTCGCTCTTCCGTTGTCGTCGGTGCCCTCATGAGCGAGTCGCCGCAAAAACCGGCCGATGTCTCGGCTCCGAACCTTTGTTTTCCCATACTG GTGAATGGATTGACTGGAAAAATGGGGAAAGCAGTTGCTGAAACAGCACTTTCTGCTGGCCTTCAGTTAGTTCCTGTGTCATTCAGTAGTTTAGAGAAGCCTGGTAGAACTTTAAAAGTTGGCAATACAGAGATTCAGATACATGGTCCATCTGAAAGAGAAAGTGTTCTTTCTTCTGTCTCCCATGAGTTCCCCAATGTTGTCGTGGTGGATTATACAGTGCCTGATGCTGTGAATG GTAATGCTGAACTTTACTGCAAACTTGGTGTGCCGTTTGTAATGGGGACAACCGGTGGGGATAGGCACATGTTGTATAAGACTGTCCAGGATGCAAATGTCTATGCAGTAATCTCTCCACAAATGGGGAAACAG GTTGTAGCATTTATTGCAGCAATGGAGATCATGGCTGATCAGTTTCCTGGAGCATTTTCAGGCTATAAATTGGAG GTGATGGAGTCGCATCAAGCAAGCAAACTGGATACTTCTGGCACAGCAAAAGCTGTCATTTCATGCTTTCAGAAGCTTGGTGTCTCATTTGATATGAAACAG ATTAAGCAGATCAGAGACCCTAAGAAGCAACTTGAGATGGTGGGTGTCCCAGAAGAGCATCTCTCTGGTCATGCATTTCATTTGTACCATCTCACATCACCTGATGAGAC GGTTTCTTTTGAGTTCCAGCATAATGTCTGTGGCCGCTCAATCTATGCCGAGGGAACTGTTGATGCTGCTGTTTTCCTTTTCAAGAAG GTCCAGTCCAAGGCTGAACAGAGAATATATGACATGATTGATGTTCTGCGAGAGGGAAACATGCGGTGA
- the LOC135635603 gene encoding thaumatin-like protein 1 isoform X3, translating into MEPPLAAIPLLLTVYRLFLLFLGVEGSVFTFVNKCGETVWPGILSNAGSPQLESTGFELPVVSSRSFQAPTGWSGRFWARTGCSASAVGGGGAWSCATGDCGSGQVECNGAGAAPPATLAEFTLAPSSAGRDFYDVSLVDGYNLPMVVAASAGACAATGCVVDLNRMCPAELRAAEGEACRSACEAFGTPEYCCSGAFASPATCQPSAYSQMFKAACPKSYSYAFDDPTSTFTCAGGADYTITFCPESAPSQKASTDSYSSSTPYATATSTPTATGGLMLEDDSWLASMATGDANTARRAVPFLHQALFIVATAMACTLLVR; encoded by the exons ATGGAACCTCCTTTAGCTGCCATTCCTCTGCTGCTGACTGTTTACCGACTGTTCTTGCTGTTTCTTGGAG TGGAGGGGAGTGTGTTCACGTTCGTCAACAAGTGCGGGGAAACGGTTTGGCCGGGGATCTTGTCCAACGCCGGCAGCCCGCAGCTGGAGTCCACCGGATTTGAGCTCCCCGTCGTGTCGTCTCGCTCCTTCCAGGCCCCCACCGGATGGTCCGGCCGGTTCTGGGCGCGGACCGGCTGCTCCGCTTCTgccgtcggcggcggcggcgcctgGTCCTGTGCCACCGGCGACTGCGGGTCCGGTCAGGTGGAGTGCAACGGCGCGGGCGCGGCCCCGCCCGCGACGCTCGCGGAGTTCACCCTCGCGCCATCGTCGGCGGGGCGGGACTTCTACGACGTCAGCCTGGTGGACGGCTACAACCTGCCGATGGTGGTGGCGGCGAGCGCGGGGGCGTGCGCGGCCACGGGGTGCGTCGTGGACCTGAACCGGATGTGCCCCGCGGAGCTGCGGGCCGCGGAGGGGGAGGCTTGCCGGAGCGCCTGCGAGGCGTTCGGGACGCCGGAGTACTGCTGCAGCGGGGCGTTCGCCAGTCCGGCGACGTGCCAGCCGTCGGCGTACTCGCAGATGTTCAAGGCGGCGTGCCCCAAGTCGTACAGCTACGCGTTCGACGATCCCACCAGCACCTTCACCTGCGCCGGCGGAGCTGACTACACCATCACATTCTGCCCAGAGTCAGCACCAAG TCAGAAAGCATCGACAGACTCCTACAGTAGCTCGACTCCATACGCAACTGCGACATCAACGCCTACAGCAACCGGCGGGCTGATGCTGGAAGACGACTCCTGGCTTGCAAGCATGGCGACCGGCGACGCAAACACCGCGAGGAGGGCCGTCCCTTTCCTGCACCAAGCCTTATTCATTGTAGCCACCGCAATGGCCTGTACACTACTTGTGCGATAG
- the LOC135636935 gene encoding 3-ketoacyl-CoA synthase 1-like, with the protein MDMAAAEPAVMDRERLTAEMAFRDSSIVIKIHRRLPDFLHSVNLKYVKLGLGYTSIPTSYLLVSLLVSAVAATLRLDRVLMATSVRLSVDPATGLASLAVALVMLGVYYLKRPRPVYLVDFACYKPDDEQKISKQGFLEMTECTGMFNEESLDFQTKITNRSGLGDETYLPPGVQFRPPRLCMAEARVESEAVMFGCLDALFEATGVNPRRDIRILIVNCSLFNPTPSLASMIINRYKIREDVKSFNLGGMGCSAGLISIDLAKDLLQANPNSYAVVLSTENITLNWYFGNDRSMLLSNCIFRMGGAAMLLSNRRADAGRAKYKLVHTVRTHKGADDSCYGCVYQREDGRGAVGVSLARELMAVAGDALKTNITTLGPLVLPLSEQLKFLATLVGRRVLRLRSVRPYIPDFRRAFDHYCVHAGGRAVLEEIQKNLGLSATDIEPSRSVLHRFGNTSSSSLWYELAYAEAKGRVRRGHRVWQIGFGSGFKCNSAVWWALRDVPPVDAGGRGRCNPWSDCVDRYPIKG; encoded by the coding sequence ATGGATATGGCGGCCGCCGAGCCTGCGGTCATGGACCGCGAGCGCCTGACGGCCGAAATGGCCTTCAGGGACTCCTCCATTGTCATCAAGATCCACCGGCGTTTGCCCGACTTCCTCCATTCCGTCAATCTCAAGTACGTCAAGCTCGGCCTGGGCTACACCAGTATCCCCACGTCTTACTTGCTGGTCTCTCTCCTCGTTTCCGCCGTCGCCGCCACGCTCCGGCTCGACCGGGTGCTCATGGCCACGTCGGTCCGGCTCTCCGTGGACCCGGCTACCGGCCTCGCCTCCTTGGCGGTCGCGTTGGTCATGCTCGGCGTCTACTACTTGAAGAGGCCGCGTCCCGTCTACTTGGTGGACTTTGCTTGCTACAAGCCCGACGACGAGCAGAAGATCTCAAAGCAGGGGTTCCTGGAGATGACCGAGTGCACCGGCATGTTCAATGAGGAGTCGCTCGACTTCCAGACCAAGATCACGAATCGGTCGGGTCTGGGGGACGAGACGTACCTGCCGCCCGGCGTGCAGTTCCGGCCGCCTCGGCTGTGCATGGCGGAAGCCCGGGTGGAGTCGGAGGCCGTTATGTTTGGTTGCCTCGACGCCCTCTTCGAGGCCACCGGCGTTAACCCTCGGCGCGACATCCGCATCCTCATCGTCAACTGCAGCCTGTTTAACCCGACCCCCTCGCTGGCCTCCATGATTATCAACCGCTACAAGATACGTGAGGACGTGAAGAGCTTCAACCTGGGAGGCATGGGCTGCAGCGCGGGGCTCATCTCGATCGACCTCGCCAAGGACCTACTGCAGGCGAACCCCAACTCCTACGCCGTCGTGCTGAGCACGGAGAACATCACGCTCAACTGGTACTTCGGCAACGACCGCTCCATGCTGCTGTCCAACTGCATCTTCCGGATGGGGGGCGCGGCCATGTTGCTATCGAACCGGCGGGCGGACGCGGGGCGTGCCAAGTACAAGCTGGTGCACACGGTGCGGACGCACAAGGGAGCGGACGACAGCTGCTACGGGTGCGTCTACCAGCGGGAGGACGGCCGCGGGGCCGTCGGAGTGTCCCTGGCCCGGGAGCTGATGGCCGTCGCCGGGGACGCACTCAAGACCAACATCACCACGCTGGGGCCCCTGGTGCTCCCGCTGTCGGAGCAGCTCAAATTCCTGGCGACGCTGGTGGGGCGGCGAGTGCTAAGGCTAAGGAGCGTACGGCCCTACATCCCGGACTTCCGGCGGGCTTTCGATCACTACTGCGTGCACGCCGGAGGGCGGGCGGTGCTGGAGGAGATACAGAAGAACCTAGGGCTGTCGGCGACGGACATTGAGCCGTCCCGGAGCGTGCTGCACCGGTTCGGCAACACCAGCAGCAGCTCGCTGTGGTACGAGCTGGCGTACGCAGAGGCCAAGGGGCGGGTGCGCCGGGGGCACCGTGTGTGGCAGATCGGCTTCGGGTCCGGGTTCAAGTGCAACAGTGCGGTGTGGTGGGCGCTGCGCGACGTCCCGCCCGTGGACGCCGGCGGTCGCGGGCGTTGCAACCCATGGTCGGATTGCGTCGACCGCTACCCGATTAAAGGATAG
- the LOC103977305 gene encoding thaumatin-like protein 1b, whose protein sequence is MARFSVILSSLFLSFAGGMAATFTLTNNCEYPVWPGVLSGAGTPALSTTGFQLQTGESRSLDAPTTWSGRFWGRTLCATDSSGRFSCATGDCGSGGVECSGGGSAPPATLAEFTLDGSGGMDFYDVSLVDGYNLPMLVVPQGGSGGSCSSTGCLVDLNGLCPSDLKVMLSTSDGGSESVACKSACEAFGSPQFCCSGDYGNPNTCKPSSYSQFFKNACPKAYSYAYDDATSTFTCASANYLITFCPSTTSQKSSDTNPEAAGIPSSSNSTMVYIGGEQASHATATVPRIAAVLLAFSFALLAMHLGL, encoded by the exons ATGGCCAGATTCTCAGTCATTCTCTCATCCCTTTTCTTATCCTTTGCAG GGGGGATGGCCGCAACGTTCACGCTGACGAACAACTGCGAGTACCCCGTGTGGCCTGGCGTGCTCTCGGGCGCCGGCACGCCTGCGCTGTCCACGACGGGTTTCCAGCTGCAGACGGGCGAGTCCCGCAGCCTGGACGCGCCGACCACGTGGTCGGGGCGCTTCTGGGGCCGCACACTCTGTGCCACCGACTCCAGCGGCAGGTTCAGCTGCGCCACCGGCGACTGCGGGTCCGGCGGGGTGGAGTGCTCCGGAGGCGGCTCGGCACCCCCGGCCACCCTGGCGGAGTTCACGCTCGACGGCAGCGGTGGGATGGACTTCTACGACGTGAGCCTCGTGGACGGCTACAacctcccgatgctggtggtgccgcaGGGAGGCTCCGGCGGGAGCTGCAGCTCGACGGGGTGCCTTGTGGACCTCAACGGGCTGTGCCCGTCCGACCTTAAGGTGATGCTGTCAACCTCCGACGGGGGGAGCGAGAGCGTGGCGTGCAAGAGCGCGTGCGAGGCGTTCGGGTCGCCCCAGTTCTGCTGCAGCGGTGACTACGGCAACCCTAACACGTGCAAGCCATCGTCGTACTCGCAGTTCTTCAAGAACGCCTGTCCCAAGGCCTACAGCTACGCCTACGACGACGCCACCTCCACCTTTACCTGCGCCTCCGCTaattacctcatcactttctgccCCAGCACCACAAG CCAGAAATCTTCGGACACGAATCCGGAGGCAGCGGGCATTCCGTCGAGTAGCAACAGCACGATGGTCTACATCGGCGGGGAGCAAGCGAGCCACGCCACGGCCACCGTGCCACGCATCGCCGCCGTGCTTCTCGCCTTCTCCTTTGCTCTTCTCGCTATGCATCTTGGCTTGTAA
- the LOC135635603 gene encoding thaumatin-like protein 1 isoform X1: MEPPLAAIPLLLTVYRLFLLFLGVEGSVFTFVNKCGETVWPGILSNAGSPQLESTGFELPVVSSRSFQAPTGWSGRFWARTGCSASAVGGGGAWSCATGDCGSGQVECNGAGAAPPATLAEFTLAPSSAGRDFYDVSLVDGYNLPMVVAASAGACAATGCVVDLNRMCPAELRAAEGEACRSACEAFGTPEYCCSGAFASPATCQPSAYSQMFKAACPKSYSYAFDDPTSTFTCAGGADYTITFCPESAPSFLVLEPLSNCHERTDRFLPLLPRKTTHSSQKASTDSYSSSTPYATATSTPTATGGLMLEDDSWLASMATGDANTARRAVPFLHQALFIVATAMACTLLVR, encoded by the exons ATGGAACCTCCTTTAGCTGCCATTCCTCTGCTGCTGACTGTTTACCGACTGTTCTTGCTGTTTCTTGGAG TGGAGGGGAGTGTGTTCACGTTCGTCAACAAGTGCGGGGAAACGGTTTGGCCGGGGATCTTGTCCAACGCCGGCAGCCCGCAGCTGGAGTCCACCGGATTTGAGCTCCCCGTCGTGTCGTCTCGCTCCTTCCAGGCCCCCACCGGATGGTCCGGCCGGTTCTGGGCGCGGACCGGCTGCTCCGCTTCTgccgtcggcggcggcggcgcctgGTCCTGTGCCACCGGCGACTGCGGGTCCGGTCAGGTGGAGTGCAACGGCGCGGGCGCGGCCCCGCCCGCGACGCTCGCGGAGTTCACCCTCGCGCCATCGTCGGCGGGGCGGGACTTCTACGACGTCAGCCTGGTGGACGGCTACAACCTGCCGATGGTGGTGGCGGCGAGCGCGGGGGCGTGCGCGGCCACGGGGTGCGTCGTGGACCTGAACCGGATGTGCCCCGCGGAGCTGCGGGCCGCGGAGGGGGAGGCTTGCCGGAGCGCCTGCGAGGCGTTCGGGACGCCGGAGTACTGCTGCAGCGGGGCGTTCGCCAGTCCGGCGACGTGCCAGCCGTCGGCGTACTCGCAGATGTTCAAGGCGGCGTGCCCCAAGTCGTACAGCTACGCGTTCGACGATCCCACCAGCACCTTCACCTGCGCCGGCGGAGCTGACTACACCATCACATTCTGCCCAGAGTCAGCACCAAG TTTTCTTGTACTCGAACCACTTTCGAACTGTCACGAGAGAACTGATCGATTTCTTCCGTTGCTCCCCCGAAAAACGACGCACAGCAGTCAGAAAGCATCGACAGACTCCTACAGTAGCTCGACTCCATACGCAACTGCGACATCAACGCCTACAGCAACCGGCGGGCTGATGCTGGAAGACGACTCCTGGCTTGCAAGCATGGCGACCGGCGACGCAAACACCGCGAGGAGGGCCGTCCCTTTCCTGCACCAAGCCTTATTCATTGTAGCCACCGCAATGGCCTGTACACTACTTGTGCGATAG